AAGAAGGTGTAGCACTGGCAAATGACAGTGAGTTCGGCCTTTCTGCGGCAGTGTTTAGCCAAAATATTTCGCAGGCATTAGAAGTCGCTAAACAGATTGATTCGGGTATTTGTCATATTAACGGCGCAACCGTACATGACGAAGCTCAAATGCCATTTGGTGGAACAAAATCGAGTGGTTATGGACGATTTGGTAGTAAAGTCTCTGTTGCCGAATTTACCGAACTACGCTGGATCACCATCCAAACCCAATCACGTCATTACCCGATTTAGTCAGGCTAATGCGAAGACAGACATATTAAATAAAAATTGCATGATGCAAAAAAATAAAGCGCAGTGATGTGCTTCCCATGGAGTGAAAGAAATGCAAATGAATGCCACTCAATCACAAGACCGCGAACGGTTCGTAAAATTAGGGCAACATGATATTCATTATCACTATAAAGATGACACGCTCTATATCAGCCCAAAAGAGCAATTAAAACCGTATCCACAAAAACTGACAGATCGGTTAATTCATTTTGCGCAAACCAAACCAGACCATATTTTTGCAGCAAAACGCAATGCTCAAGGTGAATGGGTCAAACTAAGTTATGCAGAAGTTTTACAACGTGCATGGCACATTGCTCAGGCTTTACATGAACGTAATTTAAGCCAAGAAAGACCGCTGGTCATTTTAAGTGGTAATGATCTTGAACATTTAACACTCTCTATGGGTGCGATGCTGGCGGGTGTGCCATTCTCCGCTATTTCCCCCGCCTATTCTCTTATTTCTCAAGACTTTGGCAAACTCAAACATGTGTTTGAAGTGCTTACACCGGGTATGGTCTATGCCAGCGATGGACAAGCTTTTGCTAAAGCCATTCAGGCATGTATTACGCCTGATATTGAAGTGGTGACCAATAAAGGGATCGTGGGTGATCAGATCTGCACGTCTTTTCAATCGCTGTTAGATACGCCTGTTTCAAATGTCCAAGAGTTTTATCAAACCCTTGATGAAAACCAGATTGCTAAATTCTTATTTACATCAGGTTCAACCAAATTGCCTAAAGCTGTGCCAACAACGCACTTAATGTTGTGTGTTAATCAGCAAATGCTACTACAGACTTTCCCTGAGTTTGAAGAAACGCCACCTGTCCTACTGGACTGGCTGTCTTGGCATCACACATTTGGCGGCAGTCACAATGTCGGCATTGCGCTCTATAACGGCGGTACGATTTACATTGATGACGGCAAACCCGTTGCAGGAAAATTTGACGAGACCATTCGTAATCTCAAAGAAATTTCTCCAACTGTTTATTTAAATGTGCCCAAAGGTTGGGAAGAACTCACCGAAGCTTTAGAAAAAGATGAGGAATTAAGAGACCGCTTTTTTGCCAAAGTTAAAATTTTATTCTTTGCAGGTGCAGCGCTTTCAGAAGCGGGCTGGAACAGACTCGATAAAATTGCTCAGCAACATTGTGGAGAAAAAATCCGCATTATGAGCGGCTTAGGCATGACTGAAACTGCCCCGTCTTGTGCTTTTACCACTGGTCCACGCGTGATGGCTGGCTTTATTGGTTACCCTGCTCCGGGATGCGAAATTAAACTAGTTCCATGTGGTGACAAACTTGAGTTTTGCGTTCGTGGCAAACATGTCATGAAAGGCTATTGGCGCTTAAAAGCAGACCAGCAAAGCACTGTGTTTGACGATGAAGGCTTTTTCCATACGGGCGATGCGGTGCGTTTAGTCGATATCAATGATCCGACCAAAGGTCTGATGTATGACGGACGAATTGCCGAAGACTTTAAACTTAACACGGGTACTTTTGTTAATGTCGGCACCCTACGCAACAAAGTACTGATTCAAGGTAATTTACTGGTTCAAGATGTTTGTATTACCGGTTCAAACCTGAATGCTGTTGGTTTTCTTATTTTTCCAAAATTAGAAGCGTGTGCTCAACATGCAGGTCTTAAGCTTGGTGAAAACTCTCCAACAGAGATATTACAACACCCTAAAGTTCAGCAGTGGTTCCGCCAATTTTTAACGAATTTTAATAAAGATGCGACTGGTAGTTCAAATACAGTCTCAATGCTTTATTTAATGACCGAACCACCTCAACTCGATGCAGGCGAAGTGACCGATAAAGGCAACCTCAATCAAAGCAATATTACCAAGCGTCGAGCCGCTTTAATTGATGAACTTTATCAAAAACAGGCCGAAAACCCACTGATTATTCGGGTACCCACCTTAAAGCAATAAACAATTGAAATAAAAAAGGAAGCTCAAACTTCGGTTTGAGCCTCAGCCTCACTTTTGCCTAAAAAAGGTTCAACATGCCACACGATACAGAATTTGAACTATTTCGGGACAGCTATCGCAGGTTCTTAAAAGAACAGGTTGCTCCATATTATGAACAATGGGAACACAATGGCCTGATTCCACGTGCTCTATGGCTTCGTCTTGGGGAAAATGGTTTTTTGTGTGTTGATGTGCCCGAGGAATATGGCGGCTATGGCGCTCCTGTTCATTACTCGCTCATGCTGGTTCAAGAAACTGCTCAAGCGGGCTTTGCGTCTTTGGCTGTTGCCATTGGTGGGCAAAATGAGTTGGTCTCTCCTTACCTACAAAATATTGGAACTGAAGAGCAAAAACGTTATTGGTTACCCAAAATGGTGACAGGTGAAGTCGTCACTGCAATTGCCATGACAGAGGCGAATGCTGGTTCAGACTTACAAGCCATACGTACTCAAGCCATTTTAGAAAATGATCATTACCGTATTAATGGTTCAAAAACCTTTATCTCAAATGGTTTGCATGCTGACCTGATCGTTCTGGTAGCAAAAACCGATCCGCAAGCCAAAGCAAAAGGCATTTCGATTTTACTAGTCGATGCTGCATTAGACGGCGTTAAAAAAGGTCGCTCTTTACAAAAAATCGGGTTACATGCCCA
This genomic stretch from Acinetobacter pittii harbors:
- the hcaC gene encoding feruloyl-CoA synthase, whose amino-acid sequence is MKEMQMNATQSQDRERFVKLGQHDIHYHYKDDTLYISPKEQLKPYPQKLTDRLIHFAQTKPDHIFAAKRNAQGEWVKLSYAEVLQRAWHIAQALHERNLSQERPLVILSGNDLEHLTLSMGAMLAGVPFSAISPAYSLISQDFGKLKHVFEVLTPGMVYASDGQAFAKAIQACITPDIEVVTNKGIVGDQICTSFQSLLDTPVSNVQEFYQTLDENQIAKFLFTSGSTKLPKAVPTTHLMLCVNQQMLLQTFPEFEETPPVLLDWLSWHHTFGGSHNVGIALYNGGTIYIDDGKPVAGKFDETIRNLKEISPTVYLNVPKGWEELTEALEKDEELRDRFFAKVKILFFAGAALSEAGWNRLDKIAQQHCGEKIRIMSGLGMTETAPSCAFTTGPRVMAGFIGYPAPGCEIKLVPCGDKLEFCVRGKHVMKGYWRLKADQQSTVFDDEGFFHTGDAVRLVDINDPTKGLMYDGRIAEDFKLNTGTFVNVGTLRNKVLIQGNLLVQDVCITGSNLNAVGFLIFPKLEACAQHAGLKLGENSPTEILQHPKVQQWFRQFLTNFNKDATGSSNTVSMLYLMTEPPQLDAGEVTDKGNLNQSNITKRRAALIDELYQKQAENPLIIRVPTLKQ
- the hcaD gene encoding acyl-CoA dehydrogenase family protein, whose protein sequence is MPHDTEFELFRDSYRRFLKEQVAPYYEQWEHNGLIPRALWLRLGENGFLCVDVPEEYGGYGAPVHYSLMLVQETAQAGFASLAVAIGGQNELVSPYLQNIGTEEQKRYWLPKMVTGEVVTAIAMTEANAGSDLQAIRTQAILENDHYRINGSKTFISNGLHADLIVLVAKTDPQAKAKGISILLVDAALDGVKKGRSLQKIGLHAQDTAELFFDDVCVPATQRLGEEGQGFAYLMQELPRERLSISMMALGSILGAIEITKDYVLERKAFGQPLSQMQNTRFVLANAHIKAKAAQAFVDQCATLYQQHQLSVTQVAALKCFITDVQCEVVDQLLQLFGGYGYMQEYPISRFFVDARVQKIYGGTNEIMKEIVARELLGK